ACCCTCAGTGTGGTGGACATGACCACGCAGACACCACCGAACAGCGAGCATTTCGTCAACCCCACGCGCGGCCCGACACGGGTCGCAGTGGTCTCCTCCAGCGTCCGCGACGGACGGGTGGGCCCGACCATCGCCGACTGGGTCGTCACCACCCTCGAGCGCAGCAGTGGCATCGAGGCCGACGTGATCGACCTTGCTCAGATCACCTTGCCCGACGACAGTCAGCTCTACCCCGGCGGCGGGCCCAGGAGCGAGGTAGCCGCGCGCATTGACGCCGCAGAGGCGTTCGTGTTCGTCACCCCCGAGTACAACCACTCGTATCCCGCATCGCTCAAGCGGCTCATCGACTGGCACTACGGCGAATGGAAGCTCAAGCCCGCCACCATCGTGGCCTACGGAGTCCAGGGTGGGTACTCCGCCATCGAGCACCTGCGAGGAGTGCTGGCAGAGCTGAACATGGTCACCACCCGGCGATGCCTGGGCCT
This Dietzia psychralcaliphila DNA region includes the following protein-coding sequences:
- a CDS encoding NADPH-dependent FMN reductase; translated protein: MTTQTPPNSEHFVNPTRGPTRVAVVSSSVRDGRVGPTIADWVVTTLERSSGIEADVIDLAQITLPDDSQLYPGGGPRSEVAARIDAAEAFVFVTPEYNHSYPASLKRLIDWHYGEWKLKPATIVAYGVQGGYSAIEHLRGVLAELNMVTTRRCLGLPAPWQHLDDASRFAPDESVTERLKVTLAELEWWAGVLTDARSDRPFPN